The DNA window CAGATCCTGAGCCTCAGCTTCGTGGCCGCGGTATCGAAGCTTGCCCGCGAGATCCGAAAGGAGCGCCGGGCAGAGGGCCACTCCGCGAAGGACGCCGGTGCATACCCCATCGTGATGGACGCTGCGTTCGGCTCGCTAGATCAGGACTATCAGCAGGCTGTGTCGCGTGCGCTCGCTCAGATGGCCCCGCAGCTAGTGGTCCTGGTAAGCAAGAGCCAGGGGCTCGGGAAGGTCGTAACTGAGCTCATGCCCTACGTCAGCCACCTTGGCGTCATCGAGGCACATACCACCGAGCAGGGGAAAGAACCCGAGGACATCGAGCTCGAAGGTATGTCGTACCCCTATATCCGGGTAGCTCCAACCGACCACTCTGACCTGAAGGTGATCAAGTGACGACCGCGCTGGCCGATGTCCGCGTCCGCCGTCCGCAGCAACATGAGGCCCTCATGATCGAGCTGCAGAACGACGCAGGCTTCGCCACCTTCCGCGACATCCTGCTCTTCGCGGCTTCAGTCGGGTTCCGCTACGGCCGCCGAGCTCCGTTCACCGCGGTCTCCGGTGATCCCATTCGCTATGAGACGCTGACCGCGCCGGCCTTCAGCGAGGCCCTGATTAACATGATCGCAGCCAACGTGGTGGCAGGTGATCCAGAGATCATGGATGGGGCGCGCATCGAGGAGCGGATCAAGATTTTCGAGGACCACGCCAACGGCGGACTCGAGTACATCCAGGAACAACTCAACGTGCGACATCAGCCAGCTGCACTCGTCGTCATCGACCTGGTAGCCGAAACCCTCAGCGAAAGTGGTGGGGCCAAACCGGTGTCTGTCGACGAGTTGCTGAACGGCATCACATGGGGATAGTCGCCGTCTGAACGGAGCCGAGGCCCAGGGCATCGTCTCTCGCAGCAACCGCGGGCCGACGTGCCAAGGGCTTGCCTCCGTAAGGTGGTAAGCCGGCCCTTGGCACGTGATGGCCTACTCCGCGGTGAGGGCGACGAGATCCTGGATAGAGCGCAGGTCTTGGCGTCCGGCGAGGAGGCCGATGCCGCGGTGCAGGTGGATTAGCAGCGTCTTGCTCACGGCGGCGTCGGTGGGCTCCTCCCCGTCGGCTGCGCACCGCTGCTTGAGTAGGGACAGGTAGATGTCCCCGTGCGGCCCGGCGAACGTCTTCCACGCGATCTCCACGTTGGAGTCCGTGATGATGTCCCGGACGAGCGGGGGGGAGGGGTCACGCAGGGAAAGCGCTAGCGCCCACCGGCACAGCTCGTTCCACTGGGTCAGCCCTGTGT is part of the Peterkaempfera bronchialis genome and encodes:
- the dndE gene encoding DNA sulfur modification protein DndE, with protein sequence MPSEITIRLSQAAKDQLAWLKRHTGLTQWNELCRWALALSLRDPSPPLVRDIITDSNVEIAWKTFAGPHGDIYLSLLKQRCAADGEEPTDAAVSKTLLIHLHRGIGLLAGRQDLRSIQDLVALTAE